The Solibacillus daqui genome has a segment encoding these proteins:
- a CDS encoding alanine/glycine:cation symporter family protein — MGFINEFVGWANNILWGPVMIYGILIVGLFFSILTKFAQVRLIGDMFTLMFKGEKSDAGVSSFQAMSIALSGRVGTGNIIGTASAIAFGGPGAVFWMWVTAFIGASTAYMESTLAQIYKEKKDGQYRGGPAFYIEKSTGIKALGIIFAIAMIMSVAVLMPGVQANAISGAVENAFGIEPWITGLVTIVLLGIIIFGGVKRIANVAQVLVPFMALAYMLVAFIIIIMNISEVPAVLSLIFRSAFATDALFGGMIGSAIFWGVKRAIYSNEAGQGTGAHPAAAAEVSHPAKQGLVQAASVYIDTLLVCSATALMILFMGTYNVHDGSQDGALIEAKLDGAITYTGFTQAAVNDAFPTLNNFGSGFVAVSLFLFAFTTLMAYYYIAETNVSYMFKGNTEKIGIFAMKIILLASAFYGTVKTSDLAWAFGDVGLGLTVWINVILMLFIMKPALIALKDYEQQKKEGKDPEFDPKKLGIKNADFWETRNK; from the coding sequence ATGGGATTTATTAATGAGTTTGTAGGGTGGGCCAATAATATTTTATGGGGCCCAGTAATGATTTACGGTATTTTAATTGTCGGGTTATTTTTCTCGATTCTAACAAAATTCGCTCAAGTTCGACTTATTGGCGATATGTTCACTCTGATGTTTAAAGGGGAAAAGTCAGACGCGGGTGTATCGTCATTCCAAGCGATGTCGATTGCATTATCAGGACGTGTAGGTACAGGTAATATTATCGGGACAGCTTCAGCAATTGCATTTGGTGGTCCTGGTGCGGTGTTCTGGATGTGGGTAACAGCATTCATTGGTGCATCTACAGCGTATATGGAATCAACATTAGCCCAAATCTACAAAGAAAAGAAGGATGGGCAATATCGTGGTGGTCCAGCATTTTATATCGAAAAATCAACAGGTATTAAAGCGTTAGGTATTATTTTTGCGATTGCAATGATTATGTCGGTTGCAGTTTTAATGCCAGGAGTACAGGCTAACGCCATCTCAGGTGCAGTAGAAAATGCATTTGGTATTGAGCCTTGGATCACTGGATTAGTAACAATTGTTTTACTTGGAATAATCATTTTTGGTGGGGTAAAACGTATTGCCAACGTAGCACAAGTTTTAGTGCCATTCATGGCATTAGCGTATATGTTAGTTGCATTTATTATTATCATTATGAATATTTCAGAAGTACCAGCTGTTTTATCTTTAATTTTCCGTAGTGCGTTTGCAACGGATGCACTATTTGGTGGTATGATTGGTAGTGCGATTTTCTGGGGTGTAAAACGTGCAATTTATTCAAACGAAGCAGGCCAAGGTACTGGTGCACATCCAGCCGCAGCTGCTGAAGTTTCTCACCCAGCAAAACAAGGTTTAGTTCAAGCAGCATCGGTTTACATTGACACATTATTAGTCTGTTCTGCGACGGCATTAATGATTTTATTCATGGGGACATACAACGTACATGATGGGAGTCAAGATGGTGCATTAATCGAGGCGAAATTAGATGGAGCAATCACATATACAGGCTTTACACAAGCAGCTGTAAATGATGCATTCCCTACATTAAATAACTTTGGTTCAGGATTTGTTGCGGTTTCATTATTCTTATTCGCATTTACAACATTAATGGCTTACTACTACATTGCAGAGACAAATGTATCATACATGTTTAAAGGTAATACCGAAAAAATTGGTATTTTCGCAATGAAAATTATTTTATTAGCTTCTGCATTCTACGGTACGGTAAAAACATCTGATTTAGCATGGGCGTTTGGTGACGTAGGATTAGGATTAACAGTTTGGATAAACGTTATTTTGATGCTATTCATCATGAAGCCAGCGTTAATTGCGTTGAAAGACTATGAGCAGCAAAAAAAAGAGGGGAAAGACCCAGAGTTTGATCCGAAGAAGCTCGGCATTAAAAATGCTGATTTTTGGGAAACGCGTAATAAATAA
- a CDS encoding alpha/beta hydrolase — protein MWKWETEQQPKAVIVILHSVYEQHRWYAWLIEKFRSAGFHVVMGDLPGHGEQEKFARYHDEDFEGYYKYTKLLFKVALEYNLPLFVVGHGLGATIATYVLQKKKLDCAGIILTSPWLNLKLTPGKLSNALSSFSVITSNVKLKHELTLQHFTRNTDVLMELKEYLPLNNTVTVKWYRDWQQVTRTIRDPEFKLPNVPLLVMTGENDKITDVQATKKWAYEQTGHSEFQFKQWKGCMHSLYFELEREEVFRYSVDFINNALRDLGYIIE, from the coding sequence ATGTGGAAATGGGAAACAGAACAGCAACCGAAAGCAGTAATCGTCATTCTTCATAGTGTTTATGAACAGCATCGCTGGTACGCATGGTTAATTGAAAAGTTTAGAAGTGCGGGCTTTCATGTTGTAATGGGAGATTTACCTGGACATGGGGAGCAAGAGAAATTTGCAAGATATCATGATGAAGATTTCGAAGGATATTATAAATATACGAAATTATTATTTAAAGTAGCATTAGAATATAATTTACCATTATTTGTAGTTGGGCATGGTTTAGGTGCCACGATTGCAACGTATGTACTTCAAAAGAAAAAACTTGATTGTGCTGGAATCATATTAACTTCACCGTGGCTAAATTTAAAATTAACTCCAGGAAAATTATCCAATGCGCTATCTAGCTTTAGTGTTATTACGTCTAATGTAAAGCTGAAGCATGAGTTGACGTTACAACATTTTACACGTAACACGGATGTGTTAATGGAGCTAAAAGAATATTTGCCATTAAATAATACAGTGACAGTGAAATGGTATCGTGATTGGCAGCAAGTAACACGTACCATACGTGATCCAGAATTTAAATTACCTAATGTTCCCCTATTAGTGATGACGGGTGAAAATGATAAAATTACCGATGTTCAAGCAACAAAAAAATGGGCTTATGAACAAACGGGACACTCAGAATTCCAATTTAAACAGTGGAAAGGGTGTATGCATAGCTTATACTTTGAGCTAGAACGAGAGGAAGTTTTTAGATATAGTGTAGACTTTATAAACAACGCTTTGCGCGATTTGGGATATATTATTGAATAA